In Manis pentadactyla isolate mManPen7 chromosome 8, mManPen7.hap1, whole genome shotgun sequence, the following are encoded in one genomic region:
- the LOC118929309 gene encoding LOW QUALITY PROTEIN: insulin-like growth factor 1 receptor (The sequence of the model RefSeq protein was modified relative to this genomic sequence to represent the inferred CDS: substituted 1 base at 1 genomic stop codon): MYEIKYGSQVEDQQEFVSRQEYRKYGGAKLNQLNPGNYMVRIQATSLSGNGSWTDPVFYVPAKITYENFIHLIIALLVAILFIVGGLVIMCVFHRKRNSSRLGNGVLYASVNPKYFSTADVYVPDKXEVARKKITMSRELGQGSFRMLYEAVAKGMVKDESETRLAIKMVNEAASMCERIEFLNEASVTKEFNCHHVVQLLGMVSQDQPTLVIMELMMQGDLKSHLRSLRPEMENNPAIAPPSLSKMIQKAGEIADGMACLNANKFVHRDLAAWNCMVAEDFTVKIGDFSMTRDIYETDYYCKGGKGLLPVRCMSPESLKDGVFTHSDVCCSLSGKEPLRQNTRSLDIARKLHLSLLLPCLPSVI, translated from the coding sequence atgtatgaaataaaatatggatCACAAGTTGAGGATCAGCAGGAATTTGTGTCCAGACAGGAGTACAGGAAGTATGGAGGGGCCAAGCTTAACCAGCTCAACCCAGGGAACTATATGGTCCGGATCCAGGCCACCTCTCTCTCTGGGAATGGGTCATGGACAGACCCTGTGTTCTACGTCCCGGCCAAAATAACGTATGAAAATTTCATCCATCTGATCATTGCTCTGCTGGTTGCCATCCTGTTCATAGTAGGAGGGTTGGTTATAATGTGCGTcttccacagaaaaagaaatagcagCAGGCTGGGGAATGGAGTGCTGTATGCTTCTGTGAACCCGAAGTACTTCAGCACGGCCGACGTGTATGTTCCCGACAAGTGAGAGGTCGCCCGGAAAAAGATCACCATGAGCCGTGAGCTGGGGCAGGGCTCCTTTAGGATGTTATACGAAGCAGTTGCCAAGGGCATGGTCAAAGACGAGTCCGAAACCAGGTTGGCCATTAAAATGGTGAACGAGGCTGCGAGCATGTGCGAGAGGATTGAGTTCCTCAATGAGGCTTCGGTGACGAAGGAGTTCAACTGTCACCATGTGGTGCAGTTGCTGGGCATGGTGTCCCAGGACCAGCCTACCCTTGTCATCATGGAACTGATGATGCAGGGGGATCTCAAAAGTCACCTCAGGTCTCTGAGGCCAGAAATGGAGAATAACCCAGCCATAGCACCTCCAAGCCTGAGCAAGATGATCCAGAAGGCTGGAGAGATTGCAGATGGCATGGCATGCCTCAACGCCAACAAGTTTGTCCACAGAGACCTCGCTGCCTGGAACTGCATGGTAGCTGAAGATTTCACAGTCAAAATTGGAGACTTTAGTATGACGAGAGACATCTATGAGACAGACTATTACTGCAAAGGAGGAAAAGGGCTGCTGCCTGTGCGCTGTATGTCCCCCGAGTCCCTCAAGGATGGAGTCTTCACTCATTCTGACGTCTGCTGTTCGCTGAGTGGCAAGGAACCCTTGAGACAGAACACCAGGAGCCTGGACATTGCCAGAAAACTtcacctctctctgcttctcccctgcctgccttctgTCATTTGA